The sequence below is a genomic window from Mesotoga infera.
CGACATACTTGCATCAATGTTTGCAATTGGATGGCAGGCAGATTTGCTTGTCCTGATGTCTACCGTCAAAGGAGTGGTGGGCGAGAATGGTGAAATTATCTCGATATTTGATGAGTCCAGGAGGCTGAAGAAGATTGAAAGCTCGTCGTGGGGTACTGGAGGTATAGATACCAAGATAAGAGCCGCACGGGCCGCATCTGCGAGTGGAATCAGGAGCTGCATATGCAACGGTAGAGAGCTCGGGCAGATTGAGGGTTTTGTTAAGGGTGGAGATATCGGTACTGTCTTCACTCCAATAGAGTCGCCTGGGGCGCGAAAGGCCTGGATTGGATTTCTATCGACTCCTAAGGGTGTAATCAAGATAAATCGGGGAGCCGAGGGAGCAATTAGAAGAGGGAAGAGCCTCCTTGCCGTAGGCGTGGAAGATGTTCATGGAGACTTCTCCGAGGGAGAAGTTGTAAGCATATCTTCGATAGAAGGCGAAGAGATTGCCAGAGGAATCTCAAACTTCAGTGCTCTTGAGGTCAAGAGAATCAGGGGAGTGAGGAGCGACAGAATACCCTCAGTACTGGGGCATGACTGCGCGAAAGTAGTAGTCCACATTGATAATTCTTATCGTATCTGACTATGTGTTCTTCATGACGAGCTTTTCACCATGCACTCTTCTTGAAGATCGTCACGAGATGCTTGGCAAGAAAATAGGAATGCTGATCGAAAATTACAATCAGACTGAAAACAGATTCTTAATCAAATCACCGAGTCAATAGAGGATTTGGATCTACGCTGCCTTCGGACGGCTGGTTATGGCAACCTTTTAACCGAGGTCTGTCTATCCCGTTATATACTTTTGTTGAACAACTGCTGGAGGTGAAGTATGTATAGTTTTCCGGATAATCTTTACTCCGATGTGAGAGTCGAGGACGTTTCAAAGAGCGACATCATAGTTACTCTGGGGCGTACTGATAACATGAAAGAGCAGAAGTATGTCGCGGCCTTCATAAGGGTCTTTGATGGAGAAAGGTGGTACTATAGCTCGACTACGAATCTGGATTCCGTTCAAGAGGAACTGGATAGACTTGCCTGTCTGGCAAAGAAGAATCCCGATATCGAAGAAAACAGAATCGTTCGCAAGTTCGAAGTCAACAAGGGATCCTATTTGAGCTACGAAAAGGATGAAGATTTCTCCCAAGTCTCTCTCAGAGAGAAATTTGATTTGCTCTCTAGTTACTTCCCTCTCATTGGAGAGAGAGAGCTTGTGAAATTCTGGAGAGGTCAGTATATTGATCAGAGAGTTGTCAAGAGCTTCTTTTCAAGCAAAGGTGCTGATCTCACATTTGATTATCAACGTGTCGGCTTCAGACTGCTCTATCAGATGGTTTGTGGAGAAGAGCAATTCATGGATAGATTCGATCTGGCGGGAAATACGCTGGATGTGATTAAGGATCTCCACGAGGAAGTCGGGCAGACAGTCAAGACCTCTGAAGATTTCATAAGAAATGCCAAAGCCGTCACGCCAGGAAAATATCCGGTTATTCTGTCTCCTGAAGCTGCAGGTGTATTTGCCCATGAGAGTTTTGGACATAAGAGCGAAGCTGACTTCATGCTTGGAGACAGAACCATGATGGAAGAGTGGAAGATTGGGCGAAAAGTCGGAAGTGAAATACTCTCAATCATTGACGATGGAAACAAATCGGGAGTTGGGCATGTTGTATTCGATGACGAAGGAACGAAGGCGGTCGAAACTTACTTGATAAGAGACGGTTATCTGTCGGGCAGATTGCATAGCGCAGAAACGGCAGCTACTCTGGAAGAAGAATTGACGGGAAACGCCAGAGCTGTCAGCTTCGAGTATGAACCAGTAGTGAGGATGACAACAACTTTCATATCTCCCGGAGAATTGTCTTTAGAAGAACTTCTTTCCGAAATTAAGGATGGGATTTTTGTCGATTCCCTGAATCACGGGTCTGGAATGTCGACCTTTACGCTTGCACCAAACAGGGCTTACTTGATAAGAGAAGGAAAGATCACGGAGCCGGTGAAGATTTCCGTTGTGACCGGGAGCGTTTTCCAGACGTTGAACGAGATAGAAGGGCTTACTGAGGATTTCAGACTTCTCTCATTCTCTCTTGGAGGGTGTGGAAAGATGGAGCAGTATCCTCTTCCAGTTGGATTTGGCGGACCTTTTGTTCGAGTCCGTTCGCTTAACGTTCATTAAGGAGGTGCCATCTATGACAGAAGAGAAGCTGGTAGTCCATTATACAGAGAATGCGGTTAAAATAGTTCAGACTCGTGTAAGCTCACTGAGAAAAAAAGACATTCTGCGTACTTCTGTTCGGCTTTACGACGGTAAGTCGATGGGAGTTGCAGGTTCGCTTGGCGAATGCGATGAAAGAGAGCTGAATGCAAGAGCTAAACTGTCTCTGGAGCTGGGAATTCCTTATCCTTCCGAGGCGACGAAAGAGCTGGAACGGGAGGAATGTGTCCAGTCCGATCTGCAAGACAGTGCGGAGCTGCTTGATGCAACGGAGGAGATTCTCGAAGAGCTAAGGACCGATCAACCCGAGTTTAGCTTCAGTCACATCTTCAGAAGTAGTAAGATTGAGTCTCAACTGAGAAACAATCTGGGCCTTGATCTCAAATCCTCGCGAGAATCGCTAAGTCTCTCACTCGTAATAAAAGACAAGAAATCATCGAATATTATCGATGCGATGACAGGTTACGAGGGCAGGAAGTTCCAGAAGGAGAGGTTTATTGAACTCACTAACATGGTCTGTGAAGCCTACAAGAATCAGCTCGATGGAATCGAAGAGGGAGAATATCCGGTGGTGTTCATGTCAGACGATATCACCTACTACAAGAAACTATATGAGTCCCTAAATGGAATGTTGTTTGCAACGGGTGGATCGCTGTTTTCCGGGAAGACTGGTATGAAAGTCTTC
It includes:
- the proB gene encoding glutamate 5-kinase, giving the protein MSRIVLKVGSNLLVRKNGEIDKKYIAELAREISMLKADDNQVVLVSSGAKAAGFGYLEGRKPTSDLYMKQALCAAGQVQLMKLYETVFGLFGEKIAQILVNRDDFGDRKRFLNLRNTLIGLLELGLVPVVNENDTTSTEEIMFGDNDILASMFAIGWQADLLVLMSTVKGVVGENGEIISIFDESRRLKKIESSSWGTGGIDTKIRAARAASASGIRSCICNGRELGQIEGFVKGGDIGTVFTPIESPGARKAWIGFLSTPKGVIKINRGAEGAIRRGKSLLAVGVEDVHGDFSEGEVVSISSIEGEEIARGISNFSALEVKRIRGVRSDRIPSVLGHDCAKVVVHIDNSYRI
- a CDS encoding TldD/PmbA family protein, whose protein sequence is MYSFPDNLYSDVRVEDVSKSDIIVTLGRTDNMKEQKYVAAFIRVFDGERWYYSSTTNLDSVQEELDRLACLAKKNPDIEENRIVRKFEVNKGSYLSYEKDEDFSQVSLREKFDLLSSYFPLIGERELVKFWRGQYIDQRVVKSFFSSKGADLTFDYQRVGFRLLYQMVCGEEQFMDRFDLAGNTLDVIKDLHEEVGQTVKTSEDFIRNAKAVTPGKYPVILSPEAAGVFAHESFGHKSEADFMLGDRTMMEEWKIGRKVGSEILSIIDDGNKSGVGHVVFDDEGTKAVETYLIRDGYLSGRLHSAETAATLEEELTGNARAVSFEYEPVVRMTTTFISPGELSLEELLSEIKDGIFVDSLNHGSGMSTFTLAPNRAYLIREGKITEPVKISVVTGSVFQTLNEIEGLTEDFRLLSFSLGGCGKMEQYPLPVGFGGPFVRVRSLNVH
- a CDS encoding peptidase U62; amino-acid sequence: MTEEKLVVHYTENAVKIVQTRVSSLRKKDILRTSVRLYDGKSMGVAGSLGECDERELNARAKLSLELGIPYPSEATKELEREECVQSDLQDSAELLDATEEILEELRTDQPEFSFSHIFRSSKIESQLRNNLGLDLKSSRESLSLSLVIKDKKSSNIIDAMTGYEGRKFQKERFIELTNMVCEAYKNQLDGIEEGEYPVVFMSDDITYYKKLYESLNGMLFATGGSLFSGKTGMKVFSDKVTVLQTRNVLDSFNEPFFDSEGTVNDADRFALIENGVIRSPYTDKKTASTFSLPLTGSAGGEFDGLPELGMPMLKFSESEETIEQLLRGQKAIFVLIASGGDFTQDGHFATPAQLAFLFDGERFIGRLPEISISSHLYDMFGKNFRGVSRDDFLGLENAKMTVMNMKVEKL